The following proteins come from a genomic window of Pseudomonas putida:
- a CDS encoding GNAT family N-acetyltransferase, which produces MSHEIRDALPADVPGILDIYNDAVRNTTAIWNDTPVDLGNRHAWFEARAQQGYPILVAVDHSGVLGYASFGDWRPFEGFRNTVEHSVYIRGDQRGKGLGPQLMAALIERARGCGKHVMVAAIESGNAASVRLHERLGFVVTGQMPQVGVKFGRWLDLTFMQLVLDPGAEPA; this is translated from the coding sequence ATGAGCCACGAAATTCGCGATGCCCTGCCCGCCGACGTGCCGGGCATCCTCGACATCTATAACGACGCGGTGCGCAACACCACGGCGATCTGGAACGATACGCCGGTGGACCTGGGCAACCGCCACGCCTGGTTCGAGGCCCGGGCACAGCAGGGCTATCCCATTCTGGTGGCCGTGGATCACAGCGGTGTGCTGGGCTATGCGTCTTTTGGCGATTGGCGGCCGTTCGAGGGTTTTCGCAATACCGTGGAGCACTCGGTGTATATCCGTGGCGATCAGCGCGGCAAGGGCTTGGGGCCGCAGTTGATGGCCGCACTGATCGAGCGCGCACGGGGGTGTGGCAAGCATGTGATGGTCGCGGCCATCGAGAGTGGCAATGCCGCGTCGGTGCGCCTGCATGAGCGTCTGGGCTTCGTAGTGACCGGGCAGATGCCGCAGGTGGGGGTGAAGTTCGGGCGGTGGCTGGATTTGACTTTCATGCAGCTGGTGCTCGACCCGGGAGCGGAGCCAGCCTGA
- the urtE gene encoding urea ABC transporter ATP-binding subunit UrtE: MLEVSELHQYYGGSHILRGLSFEAKVGEVTCLLGRNGVGKTTLLRCLMGLVPPREGRVEWEGQPITTLKPQQRVHAGIAYVPQGREIFARLSVEENLLMGLSRFPAREAREVPAFIYELFPVLEQMKQRRGGDLSGGQQQQLAIGRALASRPRLLILDEPTEGIQPSVIKEIGAVIRRLAERGDMAILLVEQFYDFAEELADQYLVMARGEIIQRGRGENMQAEGVRGLVTI, translated from the coding sequence GTGCTTGAAGTCAGTGAATTGCACCAGTACTACGGCGGCAGCCACATCCTGCGCGGCCTGTCCTTCGAAGCCAAGGTCGGTGAAGTCACCTGCCTGCTCGGGCGCAACGGCGTGGGCAAAACCACCCTGCTGCGTTGCCTGATGGGCCTGGTGCCGCCACGCGAAGGTCGCGTCGAGTGGGAAGGCCAGCCGATCACCACGCTCAAGCCACAGCAACGGGTACACGCAGGCATCGCCTATGTGCCCCAGGGGCGTGAAATATTCGCGCGGCTCAGCGTCGAGGAAAACCTGCTGATGGGCCTGTCGCGCTTCCCGGCGCGCGAGGCCCGTGAGGTGCCTGCGTTCATCTACGAACTGTTCCCGGTGCTGGAACAGATGAAGCAACGCCGCGGCGGTGACCTGTCCGGCGGCCAGCAGCAACAGCTGGCCATCGGTCGCGCCCTGGCCAGCCGGCCACGCCTGCTGATCCTCGACGAACCCACCGAAGGCATTCAGCCATCGGTCATCAAGGAGATCGGTGCGGTCATCCGCCGCCTGGCAGAGCGTGGCGACATGGCCATCCTGCTGGTGGAGCAGTTCTATGACTTTGCCGAGGAGCTGGCCGACCAGTATCTGGTCATGGCCCGTGGCGAAATCATCCAGCGCGGGCGCGGTGAAAACATGCAGGCCGAAGGTGTGCGTGGGCTGGTAACCATTTAA